In Humulus lupulus chromosome 6, drHumLupu1.1, whole genome shotgun sequence, a single genomic region encodes these proteins:
- the LOC133785474 gene encoding G-type lectin S-receptor-like serine/threonine-protein kinase At4g27290, producing MRNNDRRHWTKSLRNSRVFLFRTTLAVVDGLGPLQFLRDGTTLVSSEGTFELGFFTPSNSNNRYLGIWYRNISGPTVVWVANRCKPINDSSGSLTINNTGNIELLGQNKSVVWSTSSLKQARKPLVQLLDNGNFVLKDEKDENKENYLWQSFDCDTFLSGMKFGWDLKRGLTRRGCPELRPNPLYDYKFVYSDDEVYYSYILKKKSVITRVVINRTASAHQRLIWIEIDKIWKPYFSGPRDQCDNYGQCGANAECIMTKNPICRCLKGYKPTSLQDWNSMDWYEGCVRSSPLSCHDQGKDGFLKFSGWKLLDAQHTWVNKSMNLRECRAKFLSNCSCTAYTNSDIRGEGSGCVVWFGDLYDIRQFPSSRQDIFVRLSALEMGTDYRLKILVPYQALDTLGNTKWRVNKREISVIDRIWSSGGSLGGLVSRDDVPLPEEPNTEDESEIHKWK from the exons atGAGGAACAATGACAGAAGGCACTGGACGAAGAGTCTCAGAAACAGCAG AGTTTTTCTCTTTAGAACAACTTTAGCTGTAGTTGATGGCCTTGGACCGTTGCAATTTCTGAGAGATGGCACAACTTTGGTTTCAAGTGAAGGAACTTTTGAACTGGGATTCTTTACCCCAAGCAATTCAAACAACCGTTATCTAGGAATTTGGTATCGAAACATCTCCGGTCCAACTGTGGTTTGGGTTGCAAACCGGTGTAAACCGATCAACGATTCCTCTGGATCGTTGACAATAAACAACACCGGAAATATTGAGCTTTTGGGACAGAATAAGAGTGTTGTTTGGTCTACAAGCTCGTTGAAACAAGCCCGGAAACCATTGGTTCAACTCTTGGATAATGGTAACTTTGTTCTGAAAGATGAGAAAGATGAGAATAAAGAGAACTATTTGTGGCAAAGCTTTGATTGTGATACATTCTTGTCTGGAATGAAATTTGGATGGGACTTGAAGAGAGGTCTTACTAGGCG TGGTTGTCCTGAGTTGAGACCAAACCCTCTTTACGATTACAAGTTTGTTTACAGTGATGATGAAGTTTACTACTCATACATCCTCAAGAAAAAGTCTGTGATCACAAGAGTTGTCATCAACCGAACGGCAAGTGCTCATCAACGTTTGATATGGATTGAAATTGATAAAATTTGGAAGCCTTACTTTTCAGGCCCTAGAGACCAGTGTGACAACTATGGACAATGTGGGGCAAATGCAGAGTGTATAATGACAAAGAATCCAATATGTCGATGTTTAAAAGGTTATAAGCCTACGTCTCTACAGGATTGGAATTCAATGGACTGGTATGAAGGGTGTGTAAGAAGTAGTCCGCTGAGCTGCCATGATCAAGGGAAAGATGGCTTTTTGAAATTTTCTGGTTGGAAATTACTGGATGCTCAACATACATGGGTGAATAAGAGTATGAATCTACGGGAATGTAGGGCTAAATTTCTGAGCAATTGTTCCTGTACGGCTTATACAAACTCAGATATCAGAGGTGAAGGCAGTGGCTGCGTCGTCTGGTTTGGAGATCTTTATGATATTCGACAATTTCCTTCTAGCAGACAAGATATATTTGTTCGACTGTCAGCTTTAGAAATGGGTACAGATTACAGGTTGAAAATTTTAGTTCCATATCAA GCCCTGGATACACTTGGAAATACCAAATGGAGGGTGAACAAAAGGGAGATTAGTGTGATAGATAGAATTTGGTCTAGTGGAGGTTCTCTTGGTGGGTTGGTTAGCCGTGATGAT GTTCCTTTGCCAGAAGAACCTAACACTGAAGATGAATCTGAAATCCACAAATGGAAATGA